One window of Dysgonomonas mossii genomic DNA carries:
- the rsmG gene encoding 16S rRNA (guanine(527)-N(7))-methyltransferase RsmG has translation MDIILKYFPNITEKQKQQFAALYDLYADWNSKINVISRKDIENLYTHHVLHSLGIAKLIQFKDGSKIMDVGTGGGFPGVPLAILFPKCNFLLVDSIGKKIRVATEVSNAIGLENIQFRHCRAEEVKEQFDFVVSRAVMPLPDLVKIIRKNVSKEQQNALPNGLICLKGGNLEGELKPFKKTAEADDLSMYFEEEYFKTKKIVYVLI, from the coding sequence ATGGATATAATTCTTAAATACTTCCCTAATATTACAGAAAAGCAAAAACAACAATTTGCTGCTCTATACGATCTGTATGCGGATTGGAATTCTAAAATAAATGTAATTTCACGCAAAGACATCGAAAATTTGTATACTCACCATGTACTTCACTCGTTGGGAATAGCAAAACTGATTCAGTTCAAAGACGGCTCGAAAATTATGGATGTAGGTACAGGAGGTGGCTTTCCGGGAGTACCGCTCGCCATATTGTTTCCTAAGTGTAACTTCCTGTTGGTAGACAGCATTGGGAAGAAGATTAGGGTTGCCACAGAAGTTTCGAACGCCATCGGATTAGAAAACATTCAGTTTCGCCATTGTCGTGCCGAAGAGGTAAAAGAACAATTCGACTTTGTGGTAAGCCGTGCAGTAATGCCTCTACCCGATTTGGTGAAAATCATACGGAAAAACGTATCGAAAGAACAGCAAAATGCTCTGCCAAACGGACTGATATGTCTCAAAGGAGGAAACTTGGAAGGGGAACTAAAACCATTTAAGAAAACAGCCGAGGCTGACGACTTGTCGATGTACTTCGAAGAAGAGTACTTTAAGACAAAGAAGATCGTTTATGTGCTGATCTGA